TTGGATTCGCCATGACGAATACGATCGGATCAGCTGCCATCCGCTGGACATCGGCACGCTTTAGAATGCCGCCGGCGGATAGGCCGATGAAAATGTCTGCGCCCTCAATCACATCATGAAGCGAGCCTGAACGTAAATGAGGATTCGTGCGCTGCGCGTACTCGTTCCATGTCGTGTTGGAGTACTCCTCTGTGCGTACCAGCGCTCCGCTGCGGTCAACACCGATCAGCTCCTTCACGCCTGCCGCCAGCAGAATGTTCGAGCAAGCGATACCCGCCGCACCGATACCGCAGACCACGACCTTGACCTCATCGATCCGCTTCCCGACAACCTTCAGGGCATTAATAAGACCGGCATATAAGACAACGGCCGTACCGTGCTGATCGTCGTGGAATACGGGAATGTCCAGCTCTTTGCGCAGCCTGTCTTCAATTTCAAAGCAGCGGGGTGCTGCGATGTCTTCCAGATTGATGCCGCCGAAGCCGGGGGCTAAATTTTTAATTGTGGCAACAATCTCATCGGTGTCCTGCGTATTCAGGCAAATGGGAAAAGCATCGACATCCGCCAGCTGCTTGAAGAGCATCGCTTTGCCTTCCATGACCGGCATGGCGGCATACGGGCCGATATTCCCAAGCCCCAGCACAGCGGTTCCATCAGAGATGACAGCGACCGTATTGCGTTTGATCGTCAGGTTGTAGGCATTCTCCTGCTTCTCATGGATAGCCAGGCACACTCTGGCAACATCCGGCGTATAGACGCGGGATAGATCATCCCTGTTTTGAATGGGGGATTTGGGCTTCATTTCAATTTTTCCGCCGAGGTGCAGCAGGAAGGTCCGGTCCGACACATGGATAAGGCGAACACCTTCGAGTTCTTTCATTCTTGCTGTGATAGCCTCCAGCTGTGATTGCTCGGATGCGGCTACCGTGATGTCACGCACCGTCCAATTGGATCCGGTTTGGATCACGTCGATGGCAATAACGTCACCGCCATTTTCCGTAATGACCGTGATCAATTGTCCAAAGTGAATCTGCTCGGTCTGCAGCTCCAATCGAAGAATAATACTTTTACCGCCCATTTTCGTATTCATAGTTTCCTCTTCCTCCCTAATCCGTGCGAACACTTCGCAACATCGATGTATTGGTTAAAACAGATTGGTAGCCATATAGACAACCGCGGTTACCGTCAGACTGCTAAGCAGCGTAGAAAGCAGCACTGCCTGAGCGGCGTATTCCGGGTGATTCCCGTATTCCAGAGCAAATGCTGCGCTGTTTCTGGAGGTAGGAAAAGAGCTTGCGATGAGCAAGGCTTGGGCCGTTGTTCCGTCCAGCTTCAACAGAATGATGAAGGAGAAGGCGATAACAGGTGAAATGATTAATCTGCCCAACAGGCTAAGAATAAGAGCTAGACTCATTTGCTTGATTTTCAGATAAGCGGATTGTGCGCCCAAGGTAACGAGTGCAATCGCCAGGAAAGCGTCAGCGACATGCTCGACGGGATGCCAGATAAAATCAGGTATGGGAACCTGTAGGCCCCGCATGATCAGGCCCAGGATGAACGCATAAATCATAGGATTCGTCAGCAATTCCTTGTACCAGCGCTGGTTCTGTTTTTGCGCGGATACCGCATTCATCAGGCCGTACGTATTGGTTAGCAGATTCTGATAAATAGAAACCACGACCTGAATAGAAAGACCCAATGGATTATGCTGGAAGACCAGCTGGCTGAAGGAAGGCCGAAATTGCCGGAGTTGCTGAGAACGATACTGTTAGAGAACGATGACGTAAGACCCTGATCGAATTTCGCCACTCTGGCCGTAATCCGGCTAATAAGAATAAGCGCCGCGCTTTGCAGGAGCAGGAAACCCAAGATTTTGACCAGTAAGTCCGCATCAAATTTGCTTTCATAGATGTTGGTGAACCCTACCGTCGGCAGTAAGAAATAGGCATTGAGCTTGGATAATGTGTTCATATCAAAATGAAACTTTCGATGCAGCAGCACTCCGGCTGCGATAAGTAGAAACACAGGTACAATGACATTCAAGATAATAAGTCCAAGAACACTCATAACGGTTCACTCCATTAAGGAAACCCCTGTGCAGCTGGTAAGCGTCTGACCAAGATCAGGGCTCAATCCACGCTAACAGGGGCTTACGAAAGCGGTTATCCTTCTTCGTTGACCAGAACGTTTTTCCCTCTCATCTTCAAAATCAGCGGAACGGTGATCCACAGCAGCCCGATAATAAGAAAGGCCAAGGAGATGGGCTTTTGCAAGAAAATCATAAAGTCGCCGTTTGAAATGGTGAGCGCTCTGCGCATGTTGTTTTCCATCATAGGCCCCAGAATGAGTCCCAAAACAAGGGGAGCAAGCGGATAATCGTTCTTCGACAAGAAGTAGCCTACAAGTCCGCAGCCCATGATCAAGAGTAAATCGAAGATGGAGTATTGAACGGCGTATACCCCGAATACCGAGAACACGATGATCAAAGGAATCAAATATTTGGTTGGAGTTTCAATGACTTTCGCGAAAATCTTCACCAGCGGCATATTGAGAATCAGCAGCATCAGGTTGCCGACAAACATACTGGCGATAACGCCCCAAGCCAGCGCAGGGTGATCCTGGAACAATAAGGGACCCGGCTGCACGTTGTACATAATGAAGGCCCCCATGAGGATCGCGGTGGTGCCTGAAGACGGGATGCCCAGCGTGAGCAGCGGAATCATTGCGCCGCCGGACGCCGCATTATTGGCGGATTCCGGGGAAGCTACGCCCTCGATAGCGCCCTTGCCGAATTTCTCCGGATTCTTGCTGATCTTCTTCTCGACGATATAAGCGAAGAAAGAGGCTAGAATCGCGCCGGCGCCGGGCAGCAGGCCGATAAAGAAGCCGAGCACGGAGCCGCGTGCGATCGGGGCCGCACTATCCTTCAAGTCCTGCTTCGTGGGCAGGATGCGATTGATTTTGGCCAGCTCGCCGTCATTGCCTTCACGGTGCAGAATGGTTTTAAACACTTCACCAACGGCAAACATACCGACAGCAACCGTTAAGAACTCCAAGCCTTGGTACAGCTCCGGTACACCAAAGGTAAATCTTTCGACGCCGGACACGTTGTCGATTCCGATTGTAGCGAGCAGCAGGCCGAAGGCCGTCATGATCAACGCTTTAACCATCGATTTGCCCGCGAGTCCGCTAATAGCCAACAAGCCCAGAACCATGAGGGAGAAATATTCAGCAGGACCGAATTTGATGGCGACAGCGGATAAAGGCCGTGCCAGGAAAATCAGTCCGATCAAGGAGATAATCCCTGCTGCGAATGAACCGATTGCTGAGATAGCCAGAGCCGCGCCCGCTCTCCCCTGTTTCGCCATTTGATAGCCGTCCAGCGTTGTGACAACAGAAGACGATTCTCCCGGCGTATTCAGCAGGATGGAAGTCGTGGAGCCCCCGTACATTGCTCCGTAATAGACACCGGCCAGCAAAATAATCGAGCTCGTCGCCGCTTCTTCCGCGCCCAGCCCCGCAGTCATCGTTGCCGTGATCGGGATCAGAAGTGCTACGCCGCTCATCGGGCCGATCCCGGGAAGAACGCCGACTACGGTGCCAATGAGTACCCCAAAGAAGACGAAAACCACATTATGCCACTGCATAGCAGTACCTAAGCCGTGCAGTACATACTCGAACGTACTCATGTTATGCCCCTCCTAGCCATGCCGGAAATCCGGGCAGCGACCCGTCCAGAACATGCACATATAAGTAGTAAACGCCATAGGAGAAACCGGCGGCGATTAGTAGTGACACCCAGACTTTGCCTCTTTGCATCGTTTGAAAGCCGATCATCAGGAATAGAAAGGTCGAGATCACGAAACCGATGTCTTCAATAAAAAACGCGTACAAGACGGCGGCAGCGAAGATGATTCCGAATCTTTTATAATCCAGCTGTTCTTTGCTTTTCTCCGCACGCTGCTTGCGAAATGTCTCATAGATAAGACGAACGCTCATCAGAGACAGGAATGAACCCAGAATCATCGGGAAAATGTTAGCTCCCACATTACTGCCGTAAGCGCTTGTCGAAATCCCTAGGGAGCCTATGACGAAAGCAATCCCTATGGCAAAAAAGACAATACCCGCATAACGGTCAAACGTCGTATTCATAGCTGTGCCTCCTACCCTAAATCAGGGAGAAGGTTACTCTTCTCCCTGATGTCTTTAGGATTTTTATTTCTGCATACCGAGTGCTGTCAACATATCCTTCAGCTGTGTTTCCTGCTGGACCAGGAATGTTTTGAAATCGTCCCCGTTTTTATAATCCGTCTCCCAGTTGTTCGCTTCCATTTCTTTTTTCCATGTATCGGACTCTACCATTTTCTTGAGGGTGTCTTCCCAGTAGCTCTTCGCATCGGCGCTCATATTCTTCGGTCCGAAGATGCCGCGCCAGATCAGAAACTCAGCATCAATGCCTTGCTCCTTCATCGTAGGAACGTCTTTCAGGTTGCCGCCCAAACGAGCAGGCGCTGCGACAGCCAGGATGCGGATTTTGCCGGCCTTCACATATTGGTCAAGAGATGAGGCATCGGTTCCGAGAACGTCGGCGTTACCGCCAAGCAGTGCGGTGACCGCTTCGCCGCCCCCGTCATAGGACACATATTTCACCTTTTTCGGATCGATACCGTATTTGAACGCTGGCAGAATGGAGACGAGGTGGTCCATAGAGCCTGGCGCGGAACCGCCGGCTACCGTCAGCTTGGTCGGGTCGGCTTTCATATCATCGAGTAAGGATTTCAAATCCTTATACTTGGAATTAGCTGCAACGGCTACCGCTCCATAATCTTTCGTTAATTGAGCCAGCGGCGTGGTGTCGTTGAAGCCATAAGGCGTGTTGCCTTCTTTTTTCAGATGGTTGATTAGAATCGGAGGCGAGCTTACGAACAGCTTGTAGTTGTCTTTGACATCTTTGGTCGCATATTCAGCCATGAATACCGCGCCGCCGCCGCCAGGTTTGTTCTCAACAGTTACCGGCTTATCGACCGCTTTTGTATCGGAGAGAACCTTAGCGATAGTACGGGCTGTCATGTCCCATCCCCCGCCTGCCCCGGATGGAGCGATAATGCTGAGCGCCTTTTCGGGATAGTTAGATTTTGCGGCTGCTGGAGCCGTCGTTTCTTTGCCCTTATCCGCAGGTGCGCTTGTAGCTGCCGGTTTATCCGTGTTGCCGCATGCAGCTAAGCTGACGGAGAGAATACTGATGGCTGTAACCTTCCAGGAAATCGATAGAAGCTGTTTTATCAAATGAAACCCCTCCAATATAGATGTTAGTTGGTTGCTATTCTTGTATGCGCTTTCTTTGAAGCGCTTTCAGAATAACACTTGCTCCCTTCTCTTGAATAGTTTGTGACGATTAGTTGTATTAAGAGCGTTTTGGACATTTTGTTCATATTGTTCACGGCATGGTGAAGGCGGGAATCACCGAAACGGGAATGCTTTATGATACAATACATTCAAAAAAATGGAGGCTAACCGCGGCTGATGAAATTACAAACGAAGCTCGTCCTGATTATTTGTTCGCTTCTTCTGGTCGTTATTCTCAGTTTGGGGTCCATTTTCTACTACATTATGACCACTGCGCTTGAGGATCAAATCGGAACAAGGGCGCTAAAAGTGGCCGTCACGATAGCCAATATGCCGGAAATTCGAGGCGCATTTGGAACGGCTGATCCTCCCAAAATCATTCAACCCATCGTAGAGAGCATTCGAGAGCAAATTGATGCCGAGTTTATCGTTGTCGGTAATAAAGAGGGGATTAGGTACTCACATCCGATACCAGAGAGAATCGGCAAAGAAATGGTCGGCGGCGACAACGGACCTGTGCTTGAGGGTAAGGCGATAATATCCAAAGCGGTTGGCTCCCTCGGACCTTCATTGCGCGGCAAAGCGCCGGTTTTTGATGAAGGCGGACATGTGATCGGCATCGTATCCGTCGGCTTCCTAGCCGAAGATATCGATACCATAACGGAAGTGTATCAATCGCGTATTGAGCTAATCTCCCTGCTCGTGCTTGTGGTAGGTCTCATTGGCTCTCTCCTGATCGCCCGCAGCGTTAGGAATTCGATTCACGGGCTCGAGCCCAAAGAAATCGGAGAGCTGTACACAGAGAAGCAAGCGATCCTGCAAACGATTCGTGAGGGCATTATTGCCGTTAATCGCGAAGGCATCATCACGATGGCGAACCGGTATGCTCTGCAGCTGATGGAGCTGCCGCCTACCGCCAGAATCATAGGCAGACATGTGGAAACTGTATTGCCGAATACGAGATTAATCGAAGTCGTGCGAACAGGCGCGGCCGAATTCGACCAGGAGATGCTGATCGGCGATCACGAGGTGATTGTCAACCGGGTACCTATCCTGACACGCAAACAGGCGGTAACCGGAGCCGTTTCCAGCTTTCGGAGCAAATCCGAGCTGTACCGGTTAGCGGAGGAGCTCTCCCAAGTGAAGCGTTTTGCAGAAGCATTGCGGGCGCAGACGCATGAATTTTCCAACAAGCTCTATGTCATATCCGGGCTCATTCAGCTGGAATCGTATCAAGAAGCGGTCGATCTCATTACCAAAGAATCAGATGTCCATCAGAACTGGGTGCAGTTCATTATGCACGAAATCCCCGATCCAATGATCGGAGGCCTGCTGATCGGCAAATTCAACCGCGCGCAGGAGCTGAAGGTTACCTTTGAAATTGACCGCGAAAGCTCCTTTCGGGATGTGCCCGAGGGGCTTGACCGGAGCCTGCTGATTACCATCATCGGCAACCTGATTGATAATGCTATGGAGGCTGTAAGGGCGGGTGGAGAGCATGTCGAGCCTTATGTGAAGGTGTTCTTAACCGATTTGGGAGATGATCTCATCATCGAATGCGAGGATCGGGGCGGCGGAATTCCAGATGAAATCGGGGCTGCTATTTTTGAAAAGGGCTTCTCCACCAAAGCCGGTGAGCAGCGGGGTATCGGCTTGTCGTTAGTGCAGCATGCGGTTCAGAAGCTGAACGGGTACATCACGTATCAAAAAAATCCCGAGGGCGGCACGATTTTCACGGTAGCCATCCCCAAATCCGGTAACGGCAAATAGGAGTGATTGATATGAGCACGGAGCATGACGGGCAGAATATTGAAGTGCTGATCATCGAAGACGATGTAAAAATTGCTGAAATTAATCGCAGGTTTATCGAAAAAGTGGAGGGCTTTCGCGTTGTCGGAATCGCGACAGATGACGGACAAGCGAAGGAGCAGCTGGATATCCTGCAGCCGCAATTGGTCATGCTGGATGTGTTTTTCCCGGGCGGCAGCGGATTGGAGCTGCTCTCTTACATCCGTCAGCATTACCGGGACATGGACGTGATCATGATTACAGCGGCCAAAGAAATCGACACCGTCAAGGAAGCTGTGCGCTGCGGTGCGTTTGACTATATCATCAAGCCGTTGATTTTCAACCGGCTGCAGGAAACGCTGCTGCGGTATTTGGATTTTCACCGGGAGATTTACCGGCTGCACGGCAGCGGTATGGTTGACCAAAGCGATGTCGACAGGTTGTTGTCCGGCTCGGGGAGGAAAGAGCATCGGGCGGAAGTCCCTCTCCTCCCCAAGGGCATTGATAAATTAACGCTGGATAAAATTATTCAGGCGATTTCAGCTGCTGAAGGCGGCATGACGGCGGAGCAAATCGCCAAGGAAATCGGCGCCAGCCGGTCAACGGGAAGAAGATACCTGGAGCATCTGGTCAGCTCAGGCGAAGTATTCGCCGATCTCAACTATGGCGTCGTCGGACGCCCGGAGAGAGTTTACCGCAAGAAGGAGCAAGTGTAGCTTAGCCTACACATAAGCACGAATAGTCTTGAGCCCCGCCAAAGCGAAGATTCCCAGCGCCGTCATCCCGATCCCGCAGATGAGCAAGCTGATCGACGGGCTGAACCAATCAGACGCTGTGGAGAAACAGGCCAGACCAATTGGCGGCGCAATACTGGATAGGGAACCAAGCGTTCCGAATACCCTACCTTGTATAGAGGGCTCGACTTCCAGGCGGAGCATGTTATTGATAATCAAGGTGCTAAAGGAGAAGATAAAGCCTGCCATCAAAATAAACGGTAACGCCCCCCTCCGCTTCCCGTTTGGGATAGAAGCACATATACGGGGCCAAGCATGACTACGCTGAGCAGGATCCATATACCTCTGTGCTTCAGTCTGTTTCCCGCGATCATAATGAAGCCGGAGCCCAGTACGTACCCAAGAGGAATACACGCCTCAATGAGTCCAAAGATGAACGGACTCGCCAGCCACACCTGAACAGCCATTACCTGGGTCAGCATGAGCGCCGATAGAAAGAACATGAACAGCAGGGGCAGCAGCAGGAGCGCAGCCCGAACCATAGGTTCCTTCCAGATGAAGGATAGCCCGAAGAAGAAATCCTCTTTGAACGTCGTTGCCTGCTGCTGCGTGCCGGAGGGCTTGCTGGGAAATGCCCCGCCAGCGAATAAAAGCAATGCTGAAACCAGGTAGCTGACGGCATCCAGAGAGAGGGCGAATACGCCACCGTAGACCGCAACGGCGATTCCCCCAAGGGCAAAACCCGAGATGCGGATGACATTATCCGCGATCACCATGGCGCCCGAGGCTTGCTGAATCTGCTCCCTGGCCACCAGATGCACAAGCGAGGCTTGGAACGCCGGCGAGTAGAATAAACCCGCTGTGGAGGTCAGAACGGTAAGCAGCAGAATGACGTAGAAAGACGTCCCGGGGATTAGCATGGACAATGCCATTCCCGCGACGAGCAGAAACCGGCTTATGTCGGACAGGTACATTAGCACTCTGCGGTCCACCCGATCGGCGATGGTACCTGCTAAGGTGCCGAAAAGCATCTGAACAATCAAGGTGGCGATCAGCACCACAGACATCAGCTTGGCGCTGCCTGTCGATTGAAGCACCCAGAGGTTCAAAGCAATACTGTGGAACGCATTCCCAAGTAAAGACACACAGTGGCTGGCGAAGATGCAGACAAACGGCCGATTCCTCCAAATCGGCTTCGACGCCCACTTGGATAGGGCTACTGTCTGCCCCTCTGTTTGATTAGATAAACCGAGCATACAATCCCTCCTTTTAGTTACTTAAACGTTTAAATTAATAAAAAGAAAAGCAGGTAATCTTTGCGAGGATCGTTGATAAAGGGAAATGGAGAGCTCCGTAGTTTTCGGAGAAGCGTAGCGGTCGCCTTTGACAGTTTGTTATCACCTTTAAAGCATTTCATTCAATCGAATAACAAAATGTCAACAGCGATTGGAGAAAAGCTACGGAAGCTCGTAATTGCCTCTTCTTTATCGACAAACCGAGCAGAGATTACTCTGCATGAACCCACACGTACTTGTCTTCAGGCAGCTCAGCACTTTGCTCCATAAGCTGGAACATGAGTCTGCATGCTACGGATGCCTTATTCTGTGCAAACGAAACTAAACCCGCGCCTGCCGGGACGATCTGAGGGCAATCTGCCACCGCAATGACACATAGATCGGATGCAGCTGCATACTTGGCAGTCACAGCCCCAAGGAACTCCCCTATCACAATCACCTTATGCTGCTTCCGGCTGCGCAAAAAAAGCTCCAATTCTCGCTCCTGCTGCATCACGAGGATATCCCGGTCCTGAAGGCCGGAATGCCGCCTGATAGAACGGCCGAGCTCTACGTTATTGCAAGCCTCCATCACCAGACAGCGCGCCACCTCTTCTCCCACCTGCGCCGCCGCTTCACGTAAAGCACCTTCCAGATCGGCGTTTACTTTATAAAAAAGCGGATCGTCGATCAGGCTGTCGATCACAATCAGCGGAACACCCGAGGGGAATCTGCTGGAGATCGTATGAAAGCTCATCTGCTTCACATCAATGAGGAACACGCCGTCGAGCTTTCGCTCGGCAATAATATCGAGCTTGGGAGCAGCCGGATCCAGACTAGAGACAATGACGTGATACCCTTGTCCGGTCAGCTCCTGCTCCATCTGATTGACCAGCGATGCATACGTCAGCTGCCTCGATAGGCTCTCGTGCTCAAGACGGTTGATCAAGATGCCGATCAGACCTGTTTTCTGCTTGACGAGGGATCGCGCGGCGAGATTGGGAATGTAGCCCAGCTGATTGGCGATATCTTGTATGCGGCATACGGTTTCCGCAGGGATCGTCTGATTCGGCGTCTTGTTCAGCACATAGCTGACTGTCGCAATCGACACGCCTGCAGCTTTTGCAATGTCTTTTAAAGTCGGTTTTTTCATGGTACAATCGCTCCTCAAGCAACAACTTAATCGTTTAAGTGATTATCTCACAGAGAGGATTTATTTGTCTACAGCCCGCTGTCCTAATCGAGGGCAGGCGCCATGAGTCTGGTAAACCTGCTTGGCGACAAGATACGTCATAATGTGAACAACATACGCAATAAGATACATCATTTTCTATGATATAGTTGATAGGGCCAAGTTCCTCCAAACAAGACATTTTGAAGAACAGGAAGCGATTATTCTTGAAAAACAAACAACTGTATACCAACGCTAAATTTGTAGCCATTATTGCAGCTATATGTTGCTTTTTTTGGGGAAGCTCTTATCCCGCAATTAAGATTGGACTGGTCTTATTTGACATTTCACCGGATGACATTCCATCCAAGTTCGTATTTGCCGGTTACCGATTTGCCATTGCCGGAATTGCATTATTGCTTGTCGCACGGGCCTACGGCATCAAAGTTTTTTCACTTTCCTTACAAAGCTTTAGACAGCTGAGCATCCTTGGTGTAATTCAGACCACCATCCATTACGCGATCTTCTATATAGGTGTATCAAACACAAGTGGCACGAAAGGTTCGATTATGAATGCCACGACCGCATTTTTTGGCGTCGTTTTGGCACATTACGTTTATAAAAATGATAAGCTCAGCCGAGGGAAAGTCTTAGGCAGTATGATTGGTTTTCTTGGTGTCGTTATTGTTAATTTTAGTGCGGATTTGCTCAACTTTACGTTCCGTTTTACGGGAGAAGGGTTTGTGATTGTCGCTGCATTTATTTTTTCTGCTGTCGGGCTCTATGCCAAGAAGCTGACGAAAACGTTGGATGTTGTGTTAATCACCAGCTACAGCCTTTTAATAGGGGGCATTGCGCTTACGGTAATCGGCATCGCTTTTGGGGGTAAGGTCAACCATTTTACATGGGAGTCTTCATCGTTACTAATGTTTCTGGCTGTATCATCCTCTGCATCCTTCTATCTGTGGAACTGGCTTCTGAAATACAACAAGGTCGGACGTGTATCGGTCTATAATTTCCTGGTTCCTGTTTTCGGTGTCACACTTTCTTCTATCTTCTTGGGTGAGGCGATTTTGGAGATAAAGAACTTACTTGCACTCGTTCTTGTTTCTTTGGGAATATGGCTGGTTAATAAAGAAGATACATAACTTATCGAAAAATCCCCGCACATTTGTTACACTATTAAGCATACATAATAATTAACGTGTAGATATCAAAAATATACCGTAGAGAGGTGAGGCGAACGTGAGAGATCGGAAAAGCGGGTACGGACATTGCCCGAATGAAGATGGCTGTCCTGTGGAATTTACGTTGGATGTTATCGGAGGTAAGTGGAAGGGCGTGCTTCTCTATCATTTGATCGATGGTCCGAAGCGGTTTAATGAATTTCGCCGGATTTGTCCGACGATTACACAGCGCATGCTGACGCTTCAGCTGCGCGAGCTGGAGACCGATGGCATCGTGCACCGTGAAGTTTATCAGCAGGTTCCGCCCAAGGTAGAATACTCCCTCACAACTTTTGGCCGCACGTTGGAGCCTATCATTCTGAGCATTAGGAGCTGGGGCGAGACCTACAAAAGCTACCTGCGTGAACAGAGGGAATTAGAAAACAACGGGTCTTAGCAGCAGTGAATGGATAATTATAGCTTGGGTAACATAACCATGAAGTCTAGGAGGAAAGGTGTAGATCCGAATGACGGCTAGCATGGTGATGTGGTCAGGTTTGGTGATTCCGTGGCTGTCCTTGTTTTTCCTTAGAAGCGGAGCTATTCGCAGATATATCGCGGTTGCTTTATTTGTTACTGTCATCAACACGATTATTAGTCAATTGGCCTGGCATTATCATTGGTGGACCATTGAGAAACCGATATTTACTTGGTCAAAAATCATAGATGTTCCTCTCGTGTACAGCATTTTCCCGGTAGGTACGATGTGGTTGTTTGCCTATACGTATCGCAGATTTATCCGCTATCTGATTGCCAATCTCCTTGTAGATGCAGGATTTGCATTCGGGATTAGCCGATGGCTGGATCACTTAGGGCTCATCAAGACGGGATCAATGGCCCACTGGCAGGTGTATATGCTGATGGTTGGGTCGTCTGTAATTATCTACTTGTTTCAAATGTGGGTCGAGGGCGAGGATGTTGAGGTCCACATCGGGACGATTAACCGGATAAAAACCTGAGACCGCGGGGCATCCGGCGCCATTCTGCATGATATACTAGGTGATAGCAAGCGGAATGGGAGGAGATACGATGGGATTGTTTGACGGGCTGATGGGGAACGCGTCCGAGCTAAGTTTGGCCGACGTCCAAAAGGAATTCGCCCATGTGTTATCGCGGACGGAATCGGTGGAAAAAGCGTACAAATTGATTCGCGACTTGTTTATTTTTACGAATAAACGATTGATTCTGGTTGATAAACAGGGGTTATCCGGTAGAAAAATGGAAATGCATTCGATCCCGTACAAGAGCATCACGCATTTTAGCATCGAGACGGCGGGAACGTTTGACCTGGATGCAGAGATGAAAATCTGGATCAGCGGCACGCATGCCCCTATCG
This genomic window from Paenibacillus hexagrammi contains:
- a CDS encoding winged helix-turn-helix transcriptional regulator: MRDRKSGYGHCPNEDGCPVEFTLDVIGGKWKGVLLYHLIDGPKRFNEFRRICPTITQRMLTLQLRELETDGIVHREVYQQVPPKVEYSLTTFGRTLEPIILSIRSWGETYKSYLREQRELENNGS
- a CDS encoding LacI family DNA-binding transcriptional regulator, with amino-acid sequence MKKPTLKDIAKAAGVSIATVSYVLNKTPNQTIPAETVCRIQDIANQLGYIPNLAARSLVKQKTGLIGILINRLEHESLSRQLTYASLVNQMEQELTGQGYHVIVSSLDPAAPKLDIIAERKLDGVFLIDVKQMSFHTISSRFPSGVPLIVIDSLIDDPLFYKVNADLEGALREAAAQVGEEVARCLVMEACNNVELGRSIRRHSGLQDRDILVMQQERELELFLRSRKQHKVIVIGEFLGAVTAKYAAASDLCVIAVADCPQIVPAGAGLVSFAQNKASVACRLMFQLMEQSAELPEDKYVWVHAE
- a CDS encoding PH domain-containing protein; this encodes MGLFDGLMGNASELSLADVQKEFAHVLSRTESVEKAYKLIRDLFIFTNKRLILVDKQGLSGRKMEMHSIPYKSITHFSIETAGTFDLDAEMKIWISGTHAPIEKKFNKSLNIYELQSVLAEYVLK
- a CDS encoding DMT family transporter — protein: MKNKQLYTNAKFVAIIAAICCFFWGSSYPAIKIGLVLFDISPDDIPSKFVFAGYRFAIAGIALLLVARAYGIKVFSLSLQSFRQLSILGVIQTTIHYAIFYIGVSNTSGTKGSIMNATTAFFGVVLAHYVYKNDKLSRGKVLGSMIGFLGVVIVNFSADLLNFTFRFTGEGFVIVAAFIFSAVGLYAKKLTKTLDVVLITSYSLLIGGIALTVIGIAFGGKVNHFTWESSSLLMFLAVSSSASFYLWNWLLKYNKVGRVSVYNFLVPVFGVTLSSIFLGEAILEIKNLLALVLVSLGIWLVNKEDT